From a region of the Cyprinus carpio isolate SPL01 chromosome B21, ASM1834038v1, whole genome shotgun sequence genome:
- the LOC109111511 gene encoding stomatin-like isoform X2, which translates to MEDGRETAAMREQKRKDRQIALETGDSDIGVCGWILVLFSILLTLLTLPLSIWMCIKIVKEYERAIIFRLGRILRGGAKGPGLFFILPCTDSFINVDMRTITFDIPPQEVLTKDSVTVSVDGVVYYRVQNATLAVANITNADAATRLLAQTTLRNVLGTKNLAEILSDREEIAHSMQSTLDDATDDWGIKVERVEIKDVKLPLQLQRAMAAEAEATREARAKVIAAEGEMNASRALKEASLVIAESPSALQLRYLQTLNTIAAEKNSTIIFPLPIDMMQSFMKH; encoded by the exons ATGGAAGATGGCAGGGAAACAGCTGCGATGAGAGAGCAAAAACGGAAGGATCGACAAATAG CCTTGGAGACTGGAGACAGTGACATTGGCGTGTGTGGTTGGATTCTGGTGCTTTTCTCCATCCTGCTCACATTGCTGACGCTGCCTCTCTCCATATGGATGTGCATTAAG ATAGTGAAGGAATATGAAAGGGCAATTATCTTTCGTCTGGGACGCATTTTACGAGGAGGAGCCAAAGGACCAg GTCTTTTCTTCATCTTGCCATGCACAGACAGCTTTATCAATGTGGATATGCGCACCATCACCTTTGATATCCCCCCTCAGGAG GTGCTGACAAAGGACTCTGTGACAGTGAGTGTAGATGGTGTAGTCTACTACCGTGTGCAAAACGCAACACTGGCAGTAGCCAACATCACCAATGCTGATGCAGCCACTCGTCTGTTGGCACAGACCACCCTGAGGAACGTGCTGGGTACAAAGAACCTGGCAGAGATCCTGTCTGACCGGGAGGAAATCGCCCACAGTATGCAG tccACACTAGATGATGCCACAGATGACTGGGGTATTAAAGTAGAACGTGTGGAGATTAAGGACGTCAAACTGCCCCTGCAGCTCCAGAGGGCCATGGCGGCAGAGGCTGAAGCAACCAGAGAGGCCAGAGCTAAG GTGATAGCTGCTGAGGGAGAAATGAATGCGTCACGGGCACTGAAGGAGGCATCTCTGGTCATCGCAGAGTCCCCCTCTGCTTTGCAGCTGCGTTACCTCCAGACCCTCAACACCATCGCAGCGGAGAAGAACTCCACCATCATTTTCCCTCTGCCTATTGACATGATGCAGTCCTTTATGAAGCACTGA
- the LOC109111511 gene encoding stomatin-like isoform X1, translated as MEDGRETAAMREQKRKDRQIDRWCYTNDDTQALETGDSDIGVCGWILVLFSILLTLLTLPLSIWMCIKIVKEYERAIIFRLGRILRGGAKGPGLFFILPCTDSFINVDMRTITFDIPPQEVLTKDSVTVSVDGVVYYRVQNATLAVANITNADAATRLLAQTTLRNVLGTKNLAEILSDREEIAHSMQSTLDDATDDWGIKVERVEIKDVKLPLQLQRAMAAEAEATREARAKVIAAEGEMNASRALKEASLVIAESPSALQLRYLQTLNTIAAEKNSTIIFPLPIDMMQSFMKH; from the exons ATGGAAGATGGCAGGGAAACAGCTGCGATGAGAGAGCAAAAACGGAAGGATCGACAAATAG ATCGGTGGTGTTACACAAATGATGATACTCAAG CCTTGGAGACTGGAGACAGTGACATTGGCGTGTGTGGTTGGATTCTGGTGCTTTTCTCCATCCTGCTCACATTGCTGACGCTGCCTCTCTCCATATGGATGTGCATTAAG ATAGTGAAGGAATATGAAAGGGCAATTATCTTTCGTCTGGGACGCATTTTACGAGGAGGAGCCAAAGGACCAg GTCTTTTCTTCATCTTGCCATGCACAGACAGCTTTATCAATGTGGATATGCGCACCATCACCTTTGATATCCCCCCTCAGGAG GTGCTGACAAAGGACTCTGTGACAGTGAGTGTAGATGGTGTAGTCTACTACCGTGTGCAAAACGCAACACTGGCAGTAGCCAACATCACCAATGCTGATGCAGCCACTCGTCTGTTGGCACAGACCACCCTGAGGAACGTGCTGGGTACAAAGAACCTGGCAGAGATCCTGTCTGACCGGGAGGAAATCGCCCACAGTATGCAG tccACACTAGATGATGCCACAGATGACTGGGGTATTAAAGTAGAACGTGTGGAGATTAAGGACGTCAAACTGCCCCTGCAGCTCCAGAGGGCCATGGCGGCAGAGGCTGAAGCAACCAGAGAGGCCAGAGCTAAG GTGATAGCTGCTGAGGGAGAAATGAATGCGTCACGGGCACTGAAGGAGGCATCTCTGGTCATCGCAGAGTCCCCCTCTGCTTTGCAGCTGCGTTACCTCCAGACCCTCAACACCATCGCAGCGGAGAAGAACTCCACCATCATTTTCCCTCTGCCTATTGACATGATGCAGTCCTTTATGAAGCACTGA
- the LOC109111511 gene encoding stomatin-like isoform X3: MMILKVALETGDSDIGVCGWILVLFSILLTLLTLPLSIWMCIKIVKEYERAIIFRLGRILRGGAKGPGLFFILPCTDSFINVDMRTITFDIPPQEVLTKDSVTVSVDGVVYYRVQNATLAVANITNADAATRLLAQTTLRNVLGTKNLAEILSDREEIAHSMQSTLDDATDDWGIKVERVEIKDVKLPLQLQRAMAAEAEATREARAKVIAAEGEMNASRALKEASLVIAESPSALQLRYLQTLNTIAAEKNSTIIFPLPIDMMQSFMKH, encoded by the exons ATGATGATACTCAAGGTAG CCTTGGAGACTGGAGACAGTGACATTGGCGTGTGTGGTTGGATTCTGGTGCTTTTCTCCATCCTGCTCACATTGCTGACGCTGCCTCTCTCCATATGGATGTGCATTAAG ATAGTGAAGGAATATGAAAGGGCAATTATCTTTCGTCTGGGACGCATTTTACGAGGAGGAGCCAAAGGACCAg GTCTTTTCTTCATCTTGCCATGCACAGACAGCTTTATCAATGTGGATATGCGCACCATCACCTTTGATATCCCCCCTCAGGAG GTGCTGACAAAGGACTCTGTGACAGTGAGTGTAGATGGTGTAGTCTACTACCGTGTGCAAAACGCAACACTGGCAGTAGCCAACATCACCAATGCTGATGCAGCCACTCGTCTGTTGGCACAGACCACCCTGAGGAACGTGCTGGGTACAAAGAACCTGGCAGAGATCCTGTCTGACCGGGAGGAAATCGCCCACAGTATGCAG tccACACTAGATGATGCCACAGATGACTGGGGTATTAAAGTAGAACGTGTGGAGATTAAGGACGTCAAACTGCCCCTGCAGCTCCAGAGGGCCATGGCGGCAGAGGCTGAAGCAACCAGAGAGGCCAGAGCTAAG GTGATAGCTGCTGAGGGAGAAATGAATGCGTCACGGGCACTGAAGGAGGCATCTCTGGTCATCGCAGAGTCCCCCTCTGCTTTGCAGCTGCGTTACCTCCAGACCCTCAACACCATCGCAGCGGAGAAGAACTCCACCATCATTTTCCCTCTGCCTATTGACATGATGCAGTCCTTTATGAAGCACTGA
- the LOC109052808 gene encoding gelsolin-like isoform X1, producing the protein MVYHPEFERAGKEPGLQVWRIENFDLVAVPENLYGGFYTGDAYVVLNTIKQRSGYLQYDLHFWLGDYCTQDESGAAAIFTVQMDDYLGGKPIQYREVQGYESKEFLGYFKKGLQYMKGGVASGFKHVVTNEVTVQRVLQVKGRRVVRATEVPVSWESFNQGDCFILDLGNEIYQWCGSKSNRFEKLKATQLAKGIRDNERSGRARVYVCNEGVEREKMLEVLGEKPELPEGASDDIKADASNRKMAKLYKVSDASGDMTIALVAAENPFSQSALESSDCFILDHGSDGKIFVWKGKDANVEERKAAMKAADEFIKKMGYPKHTQVQILPDMGETPLFKQFFKNWRDVDQTEGLGVAYVSNSIAKIEKVPFDASTLHDSPAMAAQHGMIDDGNGEKQIWRIEGTDKAPVDPSTYGQFYGGDSYIILYNYRHGGRQGHIIYIWQGKDSSQDEIGASAILAAQLDDELGGGPVQMAGAPLTTQVRVVQGKEPAHLMSLFGGQPMVVHKGGTSREGGQTAPAETRLFQVRSNSAGCTRAVEVDAVSSNLNSNDAFVLVTPAASFIWVGRGASDTEKRGAQQLCDIHGVSASELGEGGEDGSFWDALGGKADYRTSSRLKDKMNAHPPRLFACSNKTGRFIIEEVPGEMTQEDLATDDVMILDTWDQVFVWIGNEAHDEEKTEAMTSAARYIATDPANRDPRTPIVKIKQGFEPPTFTGWFLGWDHDYWSTDPLERAMAELEI; encoded by the exons ATGGTGTACCACCCTGAGTTTGAGCGAGCAGGCAAGGAACCTGGGCTCCAAGTGTGGAGAATTGAGAATTTTGATTTGGTGGCAGTTCCTGAGAACCTCTATGGAGGGTTTTACACCGGTGATGCTTACGTGGTCCTCAATACTATCAAGCAACGCTCTGGCTACCTACAGTATGACCTCCACTTCTGGCTAG GTGACTACTGCACGCAAGATGAAAGTGGGGCAGCTGCCATTTTCACAGTGCAGATGGATGACTATTTGGGTGGAAAGCCCATCCAGTACCGTGAAGTTCAAGGCTATGAGTCCAAAGAATTTCTGGGATATTTTAAGAAAGGGCTGCAGTACATG aaaGGTGGAGTTGCATCTGGATTCAAGCATGTGGTCACCAATGAAGTTACAGTCCAACGCGTGCTACAGGTCAAAGGGCGGCGTGTTGTCAGAGCAACAGAAGTGCCAGTCAGTTGGGAGAGCTTTAACCAGGGAGACTGCTTCATCCTGGACTTGGGCAAC GAGATCTACCAGTGGTGTGGCTCAAAGAGTAACCGCTTTGAAAAGCTAAAAGCTACTCAGCTTGCGAAGGGCATTCGTGACAATGAACGCAGTGGACGCGCTCGAGTATATGTGTGTAATGAAGGGGTGGAACGTGAGAAGATGCTGGAG GTTCTTGGAGAAAAACCAGAGCTGCCCGAAGGAGCGTCTGATGATATCAAGGCTGATGCCTCCAACAGGAAGATGGCCAAACTCTATAAG GTGTCTGATGCCAGTGGAGACATGACGATTGCTCTGGTGGCCGCTGAGAACCCTTTCTCCCAGAGTGCACTGGAATCAAGCGACTGTTTCATCTTGGATCACGGCTCAGATGGCAAAATCTTTGTTTGGAAAG GAAAAGATGCCAATGTGGAAGAGAGAAAGGCTGCCATGAAAGCAGCAGATGAGTTCATTAAGAAAATGGGttacccaaaacacacacaggttCAGATTCTCCCGGACATGGGCGAGACGCCTCTATTCAAACAATTCTTCAAAAACTGGCGTGATGTGGACCAGACGGAGGGTCTGGGTGTGGCTTACGTCTCAAACAGCATCGCTAAGATCGAGAAGGTACCATTCGATGCTTCAACTCTCCATGATTCACCAGCCATGGCCGCCCAACATGGAATGATCGATGACGGCAACGGAGAGAAACAG ATCTGGCGTATAGAAGGAACAGACAAGGCTCCAGTTGATCCCTCTACTTATGGCCAGTTCTATGGAGGAGACAGTTACATTATCCTGTACAATTACCGCCATGGAGGCAGACAGGGTCACATCATCTACATCTG GCAGGGTAAGGACTCCTCACAAGATGAGATTGGGGCATCTGCCATTTTGGCTGCCCAGCTGGACGATGAGCTTGGAGGTGGACCTGTGCAG ATGGCTGGTGCTCCCCTCACCACTCAG GTACGGGTGGTTCAGGGTAAGGAACCTGCTCACCTCATGAGTCTTTTCGGAGGGCAGCCCATGGTGGTGCACAAGGGCGGCACCTCCAGGGAAGGCGGTCAGACTGCGCCAGCTGAGACTCGGCTGTTTCAAGTGCGCTCAAACTCCGCAGGGTGCACACGAGCGGTGGAG GTTGATGCTGTGTCCTCCAATCTGAATTCCAACGATGCCTTCGTCCTAGTGACCCCAGCTGCGTCGTTCATATGGGTGGGACGAGGAGCCAGTGATACGGAGAAACGTGGAGCACAGCAGCTCTGTGATATCCATGGAGTGTCGGCCTCTGAGCTGGGTGAAGGAGGAGAGGATG GTAGTTTCTGGGACGCTCTGGGAGGAAAGGCCGATTACCGCACATCCTCCAGGCTAAAGGACAAAATGAATGCCCACCCACCACGACTGTTCGCCTGCTCAAACAAAACTGGGCGTTTCATT ATTGAAGAAGTTCCTGGAGAGATGACTCAAGAGGACCTGGCTACAGATGATGTCATGATCCTGGACACCTGGGATCAG GTGTTTGTTTGGATTGGTAATGAAGCTCACGACGAGGAGAAGACTGAGGCGATGACTTCAG CTGCCCGTTACATCGCGACGGACCCAGCCAACCGTGACCCGCGCACACCCATCGTGAAGATTAAACAGGGCTTTGAGCCGCCCACTTTCACGGGCTGGTTTCTGGGCTGGGACCATGACTACTGGAGCACTGACCCCCTGGAGCGGGCCATGGCGGAGCTGGAGATCTGA
- the LOC109052808 gene encoding gelsolin-like isoform X2, whose translation MVYHPEFERAGKEPGLQVWRIENFDLVAVPENLYGGFYTGDAYVVLNTIKQRSGYLQYDLHFWLGDYCTQDESGAAAIFTVQMDDYLGGKPIQYREVQGYESKEFLGYFKKGLQYMKGGVASGFKHVVTNEVTVQRVLQVKGRRVVRATEVPVSWESFNQGDCFILDLGNEIYQWCGSKSNRFEKLKATQLAKGIRDNERSGRARVYVCNEGVEREKMLEVLGEKPELPEGASDDIKADASNRKMAKLYKVSDASGDMTIALVAAENPFSQSALESSDCFILDHGSDGKIFVWKGKDANVEERKAAMKAADEFIKKMGYPKHTQVQILPDMGETPLFKQFFKNWRDVDQTEGLGVAYVSNSIAKIEKVPFDASTLHDSPAMAAQHGMIDDGNGEKQIWRIEGTDKAPVDPSTYGQFYGGDSYIILYNYRHGGRQGHIIYIWQGKDSSQDEIGASAILAAQLDDELGGGPVQVRVVQGKEPAHLMSLFGGQPMVVHKGGTSREGGQTAPAETRLFQVRSNSAGCTRAVEVDAVSSNLNSNDAFVLVTPAASFIWVGRGASDTEKRGAQQLCDIHGVSASELGEGGEDGSFWDALGGKADYRTSSRLKDKMNAHPPRLFACSNKTGRFIIEEVPGEMTQEDLATDDVMILDTWDQVFVWIGNEAHDEEKTEAMTSAARYIATDPANRDPRTPIVKIKQGFEPPTFTGWFLGWDHDYWSTDPLERAMAELEI comes from the exons ATGGTGTACCACCCTGAGTTTGAGCGAGCAGGCAAGGAACCTGGGCTCCAAGTGTGGAGAATTGAGAATTTTGATTTGGTGGCAGTTCCTGAGAACCTCTATGGAGGGTTTTACACCGGTGATGCTTACGTGGTCCTCAATACTATCAAGCAACGCTCTGGCTACCTACAGTATGACCTCCACTTCTGGCTAG GTGACTACTGCACGCAAGATGAAAGTGGGGCAGCTGCCATTTTCACAGTGCAGATGGATGACTATTTGGGTGGAAAGCCCATCCAGTACCGTGAAGTTCAAGGCTATGAGTCCAAAGAATTTCTGGGATATTTTAAGAAAGGGCTGCAGTACATG aaaGGTGGAGTTGCATCTGGATTCAAGCATGTGGTCACCAATGAAGTTACAGTCCAACGCGTGCTACAGGTCAAAGGGCGGCGTGTTGTCAGAGCAACAGAAGTGCCAGTCAGTTGGGAGAGCTTTAACCAGGGAGACTGCTTCATCCTGGACTTGGGCAAC GAGATCTACCAGTGGTGTGGCTCAAAGAGTAACCGCTTTGAAAAGCTAAAAGCTACTCAGCTTGCGAAGGGCATTCGTGACAATGAACGCAGTGGACGCGCTCGAGTATATGTGTGTAATGAAGGGGTGGAACGTGAGAAGATGCTGGAG GTTCTTGGAGAAAAACCAGAGCTGCCCGAAGGAGCGTCTGATGATATCAAGGCTGATGCCTCCAACAGGAAGATGGCCAAACTCTATAAG GTGTCTGATGCCAGTGGAGACATGACGATTGCTCTGGTGGCCGCTGAGAACCCTTTCTCCCAGAGTGCACTGGAATCAAGCGACTGTTTCATCTTGGATCACGGCTCAGATGGCAAAATCTTTGTTTGGAAAG GAAAAGATGCCAATGTGGAAGAGAGAAAGGCTGCCATGAAAGCAGCAGATGAGTTCATTAAGAAAATGGGttacccaaaacacacacaggttCAGATTCTCCCGGACATGGGCGAGACGCCTCTATTCAAACAATTCTTCAAAAACTGGCGTGATGTGGACCAGACGGAGGGTCTGGGTGTGGCTTACGTCTCAAACAGCATCGCTAAGATCGAGAAGGTACCATTCGATGCTTCAACTCTCCATGATTCACCAGCCATGGCCGCCCAACATGGAATGATCGATGACGGCAACGGAGAGAAACAG ATCTGGCGTATAGAAGGAACAGACAAGGCTCCAGTTGATCCCTCTACTTATGGCCAGTTCTATGGAGGAGACAGTTACATTATCCTGTACAATTACCGCCATGGAGGCAGACAGGGTCACATCATCTACATCTG GCAGGGTAAGGACTCCTCACAAGATGAGATTGGGGCATCTGCCATTTTGGCTGCCCAGCTGGACGATGAGCTTGGAGGTGGACCTGTGCAG GTACGGGTGGTTCAGGGTAAGGAACCTGCTCACCTCATGAGTCTTTTCGGAGGGCAGCCCATGGTGGTGCACAAGGGCGGCACCTCCAGGGAAGGCGGTCAGACTGCGCCAGCTGAGACTCGGCTGTTTCAAGTGCGCTCAAACTCCGCAGGGTGCACACGAGCGGTGGAG GTTGATGCTGTGTCCTCCAATCTGAATTCCAACGATGCCTTCGTCCTAGTGACCCCAGCTGCGTCGTTCATATGGGTGGGACGAGGAGCCAGTGATACGGAGAAACGTGGAGCACAGCAGCTCTGTGATATCCATGGAGTGTCGGCCTCTGAGCTGGGTGAAGGAGGAGAGGATG GTAGTTTCTGGGACGCTCTGGGAGGAAAGGCCGATTACCGCACATCCTCCAGGCTAAAGGACAAAATGAATGCCCACCCACCACGACTGTTCGCCTGCTCAAACAAAACTGGGCGTTTCATT ATTGAAGAAGTTCCTGGAGAGATGACTCAAGAGGACCTGGCTACAGATGATGTCATGATCCTGGACACCTGGGATCAG GTGTTTGTTTGGATTGGTAATGAAGCTCACGACGAGGAGAAGACTGAGGCGATGACTTCAG CTGCCCGTTACATCGCGACGGACCCAGCCAACCGTGACCCGCGCACACCCATCGTGAAGATTAAACAGGGCTTTGAGCCGCCCACTTTCACGGGCTGGTTTCTGGGCTGGGACCATGACTACTGGAGCACTGACCCCCTGGAGCGGGCCATGGCGGAGCTGGAGATCTGA